In the Pseudomonas orientalis genome, one interval contains:
- the minC gene encoding septum site-determining protein MinC: MSQTEPLDQDPVFQLKGSMLAITVLELARNDLDALDRQLAAKVALAPNFFNNAPLVLALDKLPAGQGVIDLPGLMRVCRSHGLRTLAIRASRIEDIAAAIAIELPVLPPSGARERPLEPSVGEEKKKPEKPPEPVIRPTKIITSPVRGGQQIYAQGGDLVVVSSVSPGAELLADGNIHVYGPMRGRALAGIKGDTKARIFCQQLTAELVSIAGQYKVSEDLRRDPLWGASVQVNLSGDVLNIIRL, encoded by the coding sequence ATGAGCCAAACCGAACCGCTAGACCAAGATCCCGTGTTCCAGCTGAAAGGCAGCATGCTCGCCATTACCGTGCTGGAACTGGCCCGCAATGACCTCGACGCCCTCGACCGCCAACTGGCCGCCAAGGTCGCCCTGGCGCCGAACTTTTTCAACAATGCGCCGCTGGTGCTGGCCCTGGACAAACTGCCAGCAGGCCAGGGCGTCATCGACTTGCCCGGGCTGATGCGCGTATGCCGCTCCCACGGCCTGCGGACCCTGGCCATTCGCGCCAGCCGTATCGAAGACATTGCCGCAGCCATCGCCATTGAACTGCCAGTATTGCCGCCGTCCGGTGCCCGCGAGCGTCCGCTCGAACCATCGGTCGGTGAAGAGAAGAAAAAACCGGAAAAACCACCTGAGCCAGTGATCAGGCCGACCAAGATCATCACCTCGCCCGTACGCGGCGGGCAGCAGATTTACGCCCAGGGCGGCGACCTTGTGGTGGTGTCCTCGGTCAGCCCCGGCGCGGAACTTCTCGCCGACGGCAACATCCATGTATACGGCCCGATGCGCGGCCGCGCCCTGGCCGGCATCAAGGGCGATACCAAAGCGCGTATTTTCTGCCAGCAGTTGACCGCTGAGCTGGTTTCCATCGCGGGTCAGTACAAGGTTTCCGAAGATCTGCGCCGTGATCCACTATGGGGCGCTTCGGTACAGGTAAACCTGTCGGGCGATGTGTTGAACATCATTCGTCTTTAA